A stretch of Janibacter endophyticus DNA encodes these proteins:
- a CDS encoding diacylglycerol/lipid kinase family protein, translating to MSGSWLLLLAVLLCLLLLAVVLALVVTDPGPRGGRGRRVRPPRSAFRRAAKGGELARRQRAAIIINPTKVPDVAVARDELAAVCERLEWDEPIFYETTVDDPGTGQARLAVDEGVDLVCPLGGDGTIRAVAVALAGTRIPMGMLPRGTGNLLARNLDVPFGDVEESFRVACSGRNRAIDVAWLELDPVAEVEADDEAQAEKPVTGPPVERHPFLVMAGMGFDAEIMGGTSEELKSSVGWTAYVVTGMRKLFVKRFQVRWTVDGQAQKQVAARTIVFGNCGILTGGIVLMPQAQLDDGLLDCVVVSPKTIFGWGALAGRVLSRSEKDMTQLVRRTGSEFTVEVDDAHPVQVDGDVIGEAHRLRVTVDKQALIVRVR from the coding sequence GTGTCTGGCTCCTGGCTCCTCCTGCTCGCGGTGCTGCTGTGCCTGCTGCTGCTCGCGGTGGTGCTGGCTCTCGTCGTGACCGACCCCGGTCCACGCGGTGGGCGGGGGCGCCGGGTGCGGCCGCCGCGCAGTGCCTTCCGGCGGGCGGCGAAGGGGGGTGAGCTGGCCCGACGGCAGCGGGCCGCGATCATCATCAACCCAACGAAGGTGCCCGACGTGGCCGTGGCTCGCGACGAGCTGGCTGCGGTGTGCGAGCGGCTCGAGTGGGACGAGCCGATCTTCTACGAGACGACCGTGGACGACCCGGGGACCGGCCAGGCGCGTCTCGCCGTGGACGAAGGGGTGGACCTCGTCTGTCCGCTCGGCGGCGACGGCACGATCCGGGCCGTCGCGGTGGCGCTGGCGGGCACCCGCATCCCCATGGGCATGCTGCCCCGCGGCACGGGCAACCTCCTCGCCCGCAACCTCGATGTCCCCTTCGGAGACGTCGAGGAGTCCTTCCGCGTCGCGTGCTCGGGCCGCAACCGGGCGATCGACGTCGCCTGGCTCGAGCTCGACCCGGTCGCCGAGGTCGAGGCGGACGACGAGGCTCAGGCCGAGAAGCCCGTGACAGGCCCGCCGGTCGAGCGCCACCCCTTCCTCGTCATGGCAGGCATGGGCTTCGACGCCGAGATCATGGGCGGCACGAGCGAGGAGCTCAAGAGCTCGGTGGGCTGGACCGCCTACGTCGTCACCGGGATGCGCAAGCTCTTTGTCAAGCGCTTCCAGGTCCGCTGGACCGTGGACGGGCAGGCGCAGAAGCAGGTCGCTGCGCGCACCATCGTCTTCGGCAACTGCGGGATCCTCACTGGGGGCATCGTGCTCATGCCGCAGGCCCAGCTCGACGACGGCCTGCTCGACTGCGTCGTCGTCTCGCCGAAGACGATCTTCGGCTGGGGCGCGCTCGCCGGCCGTGTGCTGAGTCGCTCGGAGAAGGACATGACCCAGCTCGTGCGCAGGACGGGGTCCGAGTTCACCGTCGAGGTCGACGACGCTCACCCCGTCCAGGTCGACGGCGACGTCATCGGCGAGGCGCACCGCCTGCGGGTGACGGTCGACAAGCAGGCCCTCATCGTCCGGGTGCGCTGA
- a CDS encoding transglutaminase family protein has translation MTIRVALEHRTTYRFPEPVRVYPHTVRLRPAPHSRTPIASYSLRVQPEGHFLNWQQDPFGNWLARFVFPEPVTELDITVDLVADMTVINPFDFFVEDFASTVPFAYPPMLRDDLEPYLRPVDDGPEGSGLSAETTAWVERTVEGIVGEGGLTKGPGEGVAVVDFLVRLNQAIRGDVDYSVRMEPGVQTPAETLDRAIGSCRDSAWLLVAALRHVGLAARFVSGYLVQLTADQSAVGDPSLDGPAEDFTDLHAWAEVFVPGAGWVGLDATSGLLAGEGHIPLSCTPHPSSSAPISGATGPTEVDFSFSNTVTRIAEDPRVTKPYTDEQWSRITALGSAVDGLLAKGDVRLTMGGEPTFVAAGGTDDPQWHTAADGDEKRRLAMQLAQRLVRPGMLRRHGQGKWYPGEPLPRWAISLSERLDGEPLWRDPALLDDPWGTERLRSGSPESAAAARDLAVGIARRLGIAPDHLVAAHEDPLLALAAEASQPEGEGRTEADLAPDDDALQTPQSRKRLVAGIDEAGLGDRVATPAAWVLPVFVTPDGDGWGTTTWRTRRGHLMLVPGDSPAGLRLPLGSVAWGEGPSVPERSPFAERGQLPAADASALVEVDAAPAAVLDVEDAPRTAMAVEHRDGHLFVFLPPVEEMERAVELVAAVEAAAAEVGQPVVLEGYGLPDDARVRTMSVTPDPGVIEVNVAPTSTWGELVEQTESLYEHARQIRLSTEKFDLDGSHTGTGGGNHLTLGGPRPVDSPLLRRPDLLRSLITYWQHHPSLSYLFSGRYIGPTSQAPRVDEGRAENLYELEIAFAQMDHVLAMEHDPQDVEEPLDEERYVRRGTRPWLVDRLLRHLLTDITGNTHRAEFCIDKLFAPGSERGRLGLLEMRGFEMPPHPRMALLQALLVRALVARFWDQPYSGPLVHWGTRLHDRFLLPGFVATDLRDVIEDTNRYLTSVGAPLLDPAWFDPFLEFRFPRLGDVEVDGVALELRAAVEPWHVLGEEVTQTGTARYVDSSVEKVQVRATGLVEGRHLVTCNGVPVPMVPVAEQGWGGPVGASGAGGAFVGGVRYRAWAPPSALHPTIGVHAPLVFDLVDRWNSRSLGGFTYHVTHPGGVAHESFPVNAAAAESRRNARFVVGGHTPGPVDLDAIPSLTSAMSPAVTDYPCTVDLRRFPGVDRVATAPDEFAGPPAEIDPSARPDAPPLPGEPIMETAAEGAFGRADVSESVDVDAPVGGTA, from the coding sequence GTGACGATCCGCGTAGCCCTCGAGCACCGCACGACCTACCGATTCCCCGAGCCGGTGCGGGTCTACCCCCACACGGTCCGGCTGCGTCCGGCGCCGCACTCGCGCACGCCGATCGCCAGCTACAGCCTGCGGGTGCAGCCGGAGGGCCACTTCCTCAACTGGCAGCAGGACCCCTTCGGCAACTGGCTCGCGCGGTTCGTCTTCCCCGAGCCGGTCACCGAGCTCGACATCACCGTCGACCTCGTCGCCGACATGACCGTGATCAACCCCTTCGACTTCTTCGTCGAGGACTTCGCGAGCACCGTCCCCTTCGCCTACCCGCCGATGCTGCGCGACGACCTCGAGCCGTACCTTCGCCCGGTGGACGACGGGCCCGAGGGGTCGGGCCTGTCGGCCGAGACGACGGCGTGGGTCGAGCGGACGGTCGAGGGCATCGTCGGCGAAGGGGGTCTGACCAAGGGCCCGGGCGAAGGGGTGGCCGTCGTCGACTTCCTCGTCCGCCTCAACCAGGCGATCCGGGGCGACGTCGACTACTCGGTCCGGATGGAGCCGGGCGTCCAGACCCCCGCCGAGACCCTCGACCGGGCGATCGGCTCGTGCCGCGACTCCGCCTGGCTGCTCGTCGCCGCGCTGCGGCACGTCGGGCTCGCCGCCCGCTTCGTCTCCGGCTACCTCGTGCAGCTGACCGCCGACCAGTCGGCCGTGGGCGATCCCTCGCTGGACGGCCCGGCGGAGGACTTCACCGACCTCCACGCATGGGCCGAGGTCTTCGTCCCCGGCGCCGGCTGGGTCGGCCTCGACGCGACCTCCGGCCTGCTCGCCGGGGAGGGGCACATCCCCCTCTCGTGCACCCCGCACCCGTCGTCCTCAGCCCCGATCTCGGGAGCCACCGGCCCCACCGAGGTCGACTTCTCCTTCTCCAACACCGTCACCCGCATCGCCGAGGACCCTCGTGTCACCAAGCCCTACACCGACGAGCAGTGGAGCCGGATCACGGCGCTCGGCTCAGCCGTCGACGGACTCCTGGCGAAGGGGGACGTGCGGCTGACGATGGGCGGCGAGCCGACCTTCGTCGCTGCCGGGGGGACCGACGACCCGCAGTGGCACACCGCCGCCGACGGTGACGAGAAGCGTCGGCTCGCGATGCAGCTCGCGCAGCGGCTCGTGCGCCCCGGCATGCTCCGCCGGCACGGCCAGGGCAAGTGGTACCCGGGCGAGCCGCTCCCCCGGTGGGCGATCTCCCTGAGCGAGCGGCTCGACGGGGAACCGCTGTGGCGCGACCCCGCTCTCCTCGACGATCCCTGGGGCACGGAACGCCTCCGCTCGGGCAGCCCCGAGTCCGCCGCTGCCGCACGGGATCTGGCCGTCGGTATCGCCCGACGTCTGGGCATCGCCCCGGACCACCTCGTCGCCGCGCACGAGGACCCCCTGCTCGCGCTCGCCGCCGAGGCCTCGCAACCCGAGGGTGAAGGGCGGACCGAGGCAGACCTCGCCCCCGACGACGACGCCCTGCAGACCCCGCAGAGCCGCAAGCGCCTCGTCGCCGGCATCGACGAGGCCGGGCTCGGCGACCGGGTCGCGACCCCCGCCGCCTGGGTGCTCCCCGTCTTCGTCACCCCCGACGGGGACGGCTGGGGCACGACGACATGGCGCACCCGCCGCGGCCACCTCATGCTCGTCCCCGGCGACTCCCCCGCCGGTCTGCGGCTGCCCCTGGGCTCCGTCGCGTGGGGCGAGGGACCCTCGGTGCCCGAGCGGTCCCCCTTCGCCGAGCGCGGGCAGCTACCCGCCGCCGATGCGTCCGCGCTGGTGGAGGTCGACGCTGCCCCGGCCGCGGTCCTCGACGTCGAGGACGCCCCCCGGACGGCGATGGCGGTCGAGCACCGCGACGGGCACCTCTTCGTCTTCCTCCCGCCGGTGGAGGAGATGGAGCGCGCCGTCGAGCTCGTCGCCGCGGTCGAGGCGGCCGCTGCCGAGGTCGGTCAGCCCGTGGTCCTCGAGGGCTACGGGCTGCCGGACGACGCCCGGGTGCGGACGATGTCGGTCACCCCTGACCCCGGCGTCATCGAGGTCAACGTCGCCCCGACCTCGACGTGGGGGGAGCTCGTCGAGCAGACCGAGTCGCTCTACGAGCACGCCCGCCAGATCCGGCTCTCGACGGAGAAGTTCGACCTCGACGGCTCGCACACCGGCACCGGTGGCGGCAACCACCTCACGCTCGGCGGGCCGCGCCCGGTCGACTCCCCGCTGCTGCGCCGGCCCGACCTGCTGCGCTCGCTCATCACCTACTGGCAGCACCACCCGTCCCTGAGCTATCTCTTCTCCGGTCGCTACATCGGCCCGACGAGCCAGGCCCCGCGCGTCGACGAGGGCCGGGCCGAGAACCTCTACGAGCTCGAGATCGCCTTCGCCCAGATGGACCACGTGCTCGCGATGGAGCACGACCCGCAGGACGTCGAGGAGCCGCTCGACGAGGAGCGCTACGTCAGGAGGGGCACCCGGCCCTGGCTCGTCGACCGGCTGCTGCGCCACCTGCTCACCGACATCACCGGCAACACCCATCGCGCGGAGTTCTGCATCGACAAGCTCTTCGCGCCCGGCTCCGAGCGGGGCCGGCTCGGGCTGCTCGAGATGCGCGGCTTCGAGATGCCTCCGCACCCGCGGATGGCGCTGCTCCAGGCGCTGCTCGTGCGGGCCCTCGTCGCCCGCTTCTGGGATCAGCCCTACTCCGGTCCCCTCGTCCACTGGGGCACGCGGCTGCACGACCGCTTCCTCCTGCCCGGCTTCGTCGCGACCGACCTGCGTGACGTCATCGAGGACACGAACCGTTACCTCACCTCGGTCGGGGCGCCGCTGCTCGACCCGGCGTGGTTCGACCCCTTCCTCGAGTTCCGCTTCCCGCGGCTCGGTGACGTCGAGGTCGACGGGGTGGCTCTGGAGCTGCGCGCGGCCGTCGAACCGTGGCACGTCCTCGGCGAGGAGGTCACCCAGACCGGGACAGCACGGTACGTCGACTCCTCGGTCGAGAAGGTCCAGGTCCGCGCGACCGGGCTCGTCGAGGGACGTCACCTCGTGACGTGCAACGGGGTCCCGGTACCGATGGTGCCCGTCGCCGAGCAGGGGTGGGGCGGTCCGGTCGGAGCGTCCGGGGCGGGCGGAGCCTTCGTCGGCGGGGTGCGCTACCGGGCCTGGGCGCCCCCCTCGGCGCTGCACCCGACGATCGGCGTGCACGCCCCGCTCGTCTTCGACCTCGTCGACCGGTGGAACAGCCGCTCGCTCGGCGGCTTCACGTACCACGTGACGCACCCCGGTGGCGTCGCGCACGAGTCGTTCCCGGTGAACGCGGCGGCCGCGGAGTCGAGGCGCAACGCCCGTTTCGTCGTCGGCGGACACACGCCAGGACCGGTCGATCTCGACGCGATCCCCTCGCTCACGTCCGCGATGTCGCCGGCGGTCACGGACTATCCGTGCACGGTCGACCTGCGCCGCTTCCCCGGCGTCGACCGGGTCGCGACGGCACCAGACGAGTTCGCCGGGCCGCCGGCGGAGATCGACCCGTCGGCGAGGCCGGACGCCCCGCCGCTGCCGGGGGAGCCGATCATGGAGACGGCGGCCGAGGGCGCCTTCGGCCGCGCCGACGTCTCCGAGTCTGTCGATGTCGACGCACCGGTGGGCGGCACCGCATGA
- a CDS encoding CPBP family intramembrane glutamic endopeptidase produces the protein MSEISPGYPVLTPEQQRYQPMPSQQGYAPYQPPPRQPVLAEGAEYHMALTGRGNAWWRPLVAVPAVLVGFGVLAIGFGVVMMLGLMIITGDVDSVLNGDMTEILRMDDPWIFGTQNLMLATLIPLAGLTTWLIYQVRPGFVSSVVGRFRWGWAAWCAALLVPAWGAYIVAASALMPTTAAGGGAGGEGQRPEHWVLLLVLMLLTTPLQSAGEEYLFRGWIMQQMGAVFRHRWVALVAAILLSSSLFALAHGSLDPWVFLDLMGMATGMVILTWRTGGLEAAVVLHAVNNLFAIGYAILFGNLADSFIGTDTSSDAVSTLTSWGAIAVATVALLALARWRGVERTVRPRVQTSVTYPA, from the coding sequence ATGAGCGAGATCTCTCCCGGGTACCCGGTGCTGACGCCCGAGCAGCAGCGGTACCAGCCGATGCCGTCCCAGCAGGGGTACGCGCCCTACCAGCCCCCGCCGCGGCAGCCGGTGCTCGCGGAGGGCGCCGAGTACCACATGGCGCTCACGGGCCGGGGCAACGCCTGGTGGCGTCCGCTCGTCGCCGTGCCCGCCGTGCTCGTGGGTTTCGGGGTGCTGGCGATCGGCTTCGGCGTCGTCATGATGCTCGGCCTGATGATCATCACGGGGGATGTCGACAGCGTCCTCAACGGCGACATGACCGAGATCCTCCGCATGGACGACCCGTGGATCTTCGGGACGCAGAACCTCATGCTCGCCACCCTCATCCCGCTCGCCGGGCTCACGACGTGGCTGATCTACCAGGTGCGGCCGGGCTTCGTCTCCTCGGTCGTCGGGCGCTTCCGCTGGGGCTGGGCCGCGTGGTGCGCGGCGCTGCTCGTGCCGGCGTGGGGTGCCTACATCGTCGCTGCGAGCGCGCTCATGCCCACGACGGCGGCCGGCGGCGGTGCGGGCGGCGAGGGTCAGCGCCCCGAGCACTGGGTGCTCCTGCTCGTGCTCATGCTCCTCACGACCCCGCTGCAGAGCGCCGGCGAGGAGTACCTCTTCCGCGGGTGGATCATGCAGCAGATGGGCGCGGTCTTCCGGCACCGGTGGGTCGCGCTCGTCGCGGCGATCCTGCTCTCGTCCTCCCTCTTCGCGCTCGCGCACGGCTCGCTCGACCCGTGGGTCTTCCTCGACCTCATGGGCATGGCGACCGGCATGGTGATCCTCACCTGGCGCACCGGGGGCCTCGAGGCAGCCGTCGTGCTGCACGCGGTGAACAACCTCTTCGCCATCGGCTACGCGATCCTCTTCGGCAACCTCGCGGACAGCTTCATCGGCACCGACACGTCGAGCGACGCGGTGAGCACGCTCACCTCGTGGGGTGCGATCGCCGTCGCCACGGTCGCGCTCCTGGCGCTGGCCCGGTGGCGTGGGGTCGAGCGCACGGTGCGCCCACGGGTCCAGACGTCGGTCACCTACCCGGCCTGA
- a CDS encoding NAD(P)H-binding protein gives MRVLVSGATGFVGRRLVPALVDAGHDVLAMTRRPERYEGPGTPVEGDVTNPSSLETAMAGAEIAYYLVHSLDEDDFEETEARSARAFGEAAAAAGVRQIIFLGGLGPEDADKLSVHLRSRRAVESLLGEGGVPVTVLRAAVVVGDGGISWEITRQLVENLPAMVVPQWASTKTQPIALDDVVRYLVGVAGNEQASGKVFEIGGPEALTYVDMLQIASEVIHGRRIPLAPVPVLTPGLSSRWLAFVTDVDATTGRNLIDSMDVEVIVTDDTVREVVPFEPLSYRDAVERAMAERAR, from the coding sequence ATGCGAGTCCTCGTCTCGGGCGCCACCGGCTTCGTCGGTCGCCGCCTCGTCCCCGCCCTTGTCGACGCCGGCCACGACGTGCTGGCGATGACCCGCAGGCCCGAGCGCTACGAGGGGCCCGGCACCCCGGTGGAGGGCGACGTCACGAACCCCTCGTCGCTCGAGACCGCGATGGCGGGCGCCGAGATCGCCTACTACCTGGTCCACTCCCTCGACGAGGACGACTTCGAGGAGACCGAGGCGCGATCGGCGCGAGCCTTCGGAGAGGCGGCCGCCGCAGCCGGGGTGCGGCAGATCATCTTCCTCGGTGGGCTCGGCCCGGAGGATGCCGACAAGCTGTCCGTCCACCTGCGCTCGCGGCGGGCGGTCGAGTCGCTGCTCGGCGAAGGGGGCGTGCCCGTGACCGTCCTGCGCGCCGCCGTGGTCGTCGGTGACGGCGGCATCTCGTGGGAGATCACCCGCCAGCTGGTCGAGAACCTGCCCGCCATGGTCGTGCCGCAGTGGGCGAGCACCAAGACCCAACCGATCGCGCTCGACGACGTCGTGCGCTACCTCGTCGGGGTCGCCGGCAACGAGCAGGCCTCGGGGAAGGTCTTCGAGATCGGCGGTCCCGAGGCGCTCACCTACGTCGACATGCTCCAGATCGCCTCGGAGGTCATCCACGGCCGACGGATCCCGCTCGCCCCCGTCCCCGTGCTGACGCCCGGTCTGTCGTCCCGCTGGCTCGCCTTCGTCACCGACGTCGACGCGACGACGGGCCGCAACCTCATCGACTCCATGGACGTCGAGGTGATCGTCACCGACGACACCGTTCGCGAGGTCGTCCCGTTCGAGCCGCTGAGCTACCGGGATGCGGTCGAGAGGGCGATGGCCGAGCGCGCGCGCTGA
- a CDS encoding HAD-IB family hydrolase — MRAAAFFDLDRTLLRRASGPALSAAMRETGVVKSGLPFERAIFGYFDLFGESLGSIALARQASLVARGRAVDAFDEAAAIAGERLSELVEPFARMLIEEHHRAGREVVLATTTPEHLIRPFAERMGIDHVVATRYRAKGGRFTGTLDGPFVWSTGKLSAVRAWAQDHDVDLSESYAYSDSIYDLPLLMAVGNPGAVNPDPRLFAAAMAKRWPILSFDTSPGVLKVPVLGLEVQQIAFLLARPELFPYARFEVNGLEHVPQEGGAILVGNHRSYFDFPAMVVAMRRSGRTGRFLGKKEIFDVPIMGPVMKALGGIRVDRQGTDDTTKGDALDPLMLAANAIAGGELVGILPEGTIPRGPAFFAHELRGKPGAARLARMTKAPVIPFAFTGTEQVWPRSSRVPHMLSVLNPPTVTVTFGPPIELKYRSEARDTERIMTAIADLLPDDVRYPQRPTLDELAKTYPDGVVPEEDRSFAIDG, encoded by the coding sequence ATGCGTGCGGCAGCCTTCTTCGACCTCGACCGGACCCTCCTGCGCCGGGCCTCCGGGCCGGCGCTCTCGGCGGCGATGCGTGAGACCGGGGTGGTCAAGAGCGGGCTGCCCTTCGAGCGGGCGATCTTCGGTTACTTCGACCTCTTCGGCGAGTCCCTCGGATCGATCGCCCTCGCCCGGCAGGCCTCCCTCGTCGCTCGCGGGCGCGCCGTCGACGCCTTCGACGAGGCGGCCGCGATCGCGGGGGAGCGGCTCTCCGAGCTCGTCGAGCCCTTCGCCCGCATGCTCATCGAGGAGCACCACCGGGCCGGCCGCGAGGTCGTCCTCGCGACGACGACGCCGGAGCACCTCATCCGGCCCTTCGCCGAGCGGATGGGCATCGACCACGTCGTCGCGACCCGGTACCGGGCGAAGGGGGGTCGCTTCACCGGGACGCTCGACGGCCCCTTCGTGTGGTCCACGGGCAAGCTGAGCGCGGTCCGGGCCTGGGCCCAGGACCACGACGTCGACCTGTCAGAGTCGTACGCCTACTCCGACTCGATCTACGACCTGCCCCTCCTCATGGCCGTGGGCAACCCGGGCGCGGTCAACCCCGACCCGCGCCTCTTCGCGGCCGCGATGGCCAAGCGCTGGCCGATCCTCAGCTTCGACACCTCGCCCGGCGTGCTCAAGGTGCCCGTCCTCGGTCTCGAGGTGCAGCAGATCGCCTTCCTGCTGGCCCGGCCCGAGCTCTTCCCGTACGCGCGCTTCGAGGTCAACGGGCTCGAGCACGTGCCGCAGGAGGGTGGCGCGATCTTGGTCGGCAACCACCGCAGCTACTTCGACTTCCCCGCGATGGTCGTCGCGATGCGCCGCTCGGGCCGCACGGGGCGCTTCCTCGGCAAGAAGGAGATCTTCGACGTGCCGATCATGGGCCCGGTGATGAAGGCGCTCGGCGGCATCCGCGTCGACCGGCAGGGCACCGACGACACGACGAAGGGGGATGCCCTCGACCCGCTCATGCTGGCCGCCAACGCGATCGCCGGCGGCGAGCTCGTCGGCATCCTCCCCGAGGGCACGATCCCGCGCGGCCCGGCGTTCTTCGCCCACGAGCTCCGCGGCAAGCCTGGTGCCGCCCGGCTGGCCCGGATGACCAAGGCCCCGGTCATCCCCTTCGCCTTCACCGGGACCGAGCAGGTCTGGCCCCGCTCGTCGAGGGTGCCTCACATGCTCTCGGTCCTCAACCCGCCCACGGTCACCGTGACCTTCGGCCCGCCGATCGAGCTGAAGTACCGCAGCGAGGCGCGTGACACCGAGCGGATCATGACCGCGATCGCAGACCTGCTCCCCGACGACGTGCGCTACCCGCAGCGTCCGACGCTCGACGAGCTGGCCAAGACCTACCCGGACGGCGTCGTGCCCGAGGAGGACCGCTCCTTCGCCATCGACGGCTGA